A stretch of Streptococcus sp. oral taxon 061 DNA encodes these proteins:
- a CDS encoding SSURE domain-containing protein, with translation MKFNPNQRYTRWSIRRLSVGVASVVVASGFFVLVGQPSSARADVVNPTTAQVVPDADSVSEKSNLPAEALKKAVDVALPSEQSDTVSKVSLDSTSSPEKADANAKDPVVAPKEEVQAQPDSKKQTEDAVKPVEGPTSTVSGQDCDVSEAQPATTPAEVQKGVADNTEDSVDIPASYLDKANFPGPFTAGVNQVIPYEFFAGDGMLTRLILKASDKAPWSDNGSAKNPALPPVEKLGKDLYFYEVDLAGTQGKSDKELLDLLKQNGTQSYKATIKVYGAKDGKPDLTNLVATKDLTVNLNGLTTPAEVQKGVADNTKDTVDVPATYLDKANFPGPFTAGVNQVIPYEAFGGDGMLTRLILKASDKAPWSDNGTAKNPALLPLEGLAKGQYFYEVDLNGNTVGKDGQALLEQLRANGSQTYLATIKVYGSKDGKPDLTNLVATRQVTIRLHGLEMMSRTPQGDQMAMPSSTSDSMNKMKDMMKEAQASEMRMGDSMAETRKNDGQPMLPNTGEAQTNTAGLGALGLVLAGLVGFLGWKTKRED, from the coding sequence ATGAAATTCAATCCAAATCAGAGATATACTCGTTGGTCTATTCGCCGTCTCAGTGTCGGTGTTGCTTCAGTTGTTGTAGCTAGTGGCTTCTTTGTCCTGGTCGGACAACCAAGTTCTGCGCGTGCTGATGTGGTCAATCCGACCACTGCTCAAGTCGTGCCAGATGCAGATTCGGTGAGTGAAAAGAGCAACTTACCAGCAGAGGCTCTAAAAAAAGCAGTCGATGTAGCTCTTCCTTCAGAACAATCAGACACAGTATCTAAAGTAAGCTTGGATTCTACAAGCTCTCCAGAAAAAGCGGACGCAAATGCTAAAGATCCAGTAGTAGCACCAAAAGAAGAAGTGCAAGCACAACCTGACTCTAAGAAACAAACAGAAGATGCAGTTAAACCTGTAGAAGGTCCTACGTCTACAGTTTCTGGGCAAGATTGTGACGTAAGTGAAGCGCAACCAGCAACTACCCCAGCTGAAGTACAAAAAGGCGTGGCTGATAACACCGAAGACTCAGTAGACATCCCGGCTAGCTACCTTGACAAAGCCAATTTCCCAGGACCATTTACAGCTGGTGTCAACCAAGTCATTCCATACGAATTCTTCGCTGGCGACGGCATGTTGACTCGCCTTATCTTGAAAGCCTCTGACAAGGCTCCATGGTCAGACAACGGTTCGGCTAAAAATCCTGCCCTCCCACCAGTAGAGAAATTGGGCAAAGACCTCTACTTCTATGAAGTAGATTTGGCAGGTACTCAAGGTAAATCAGATAAAGAGCTTCTTGACCTTTTAAAACAAAATGGAACGCAAAGTTATAAAGCTACTATTAAAGTGTACGGGGCTAAAGATGGAAAACCTGACTTAACAAATCTCGTAGCGACTAAAGATTTGACTGTTAATTTGAATGGTTTGACCACACCAGCTGAGGTGCAAAAAGGTGTGGCTGACAACACCAAAGACACAGTAGATGTCCCAGCCACTTACTTGGACAAGGCTAACTTCCCAGGCCCATTCACAGCCGGTGTCAACCAAGTCATTCCTTACGAAGCTTTTGGTGGAGATGGAATGTTGACCCGCCTTATCTTGAAAGCCTCTGACAAGGCCCCATGGTCAGACAATGGAACAGCAAAAAATCCTGCTCTATTACCACTTGAAGGCTTGGCTAAAGGCCAATATTTCTACGAAGTAGATTTGAATGGTAATACGGTTGGTAAAGATGGTCAGGCCTTGCTAGAGCAACTTCGAGCTAACGGAAGCCAAACATATCTAGCTACCATCAAGGTGTATGGCTCTAAAGATGGCAAACCTGATTTGACCAATCTGGTTGCTACTCGTCAAGTAACGATTCGACTTCATGGATTAGAAATGATGTCCAGAACTCCTCAAGGCGATCAGATGGCAATGCCTTCTTCTACGTCAGATTCAATGAACAAAATGAAGGATATGATGAAGGAAGCCCAAGCTTCAGAGATGAGAATGGGTGATTCCATGGCTGAAACTAGGAAAAATGATGGGCAACCGATGCTACCAAATACTGGTGAAGCTCAAACGAATACAGCTGGACTTGGAGCCCTTGGCCTAGTCTTGGCAGGTCTTGTTGGATTTTTGGGTTGGAAAACGAAACGAGAAGATTAA
- a CDS encoding TrkA family potassium uptake protein — protein sequence MADRTIGILGLGIFGSSVLTTLAQHDINIIAIDDHEERINQFEPVLVRGVVGDITDEELLLSAGIDTCDTVVVATGENLESSVLAVMHCKSLGVPTVIAKVKSHTAKKVLEKIGADSVISPEYEMGRSLAQTILFHNSVDVFQLDKNVSIVEMKIPQSWSGKSLSQLDLRGRYNLNILGFRDYENAPLDVKFGPDDLLKADGYMMAVINNQYLDNLARLNE from the coding sequence ATGGCGGATCGGACAATTGGAATTTTAGGTTTGGGTATTTTTGGGAGTAGTGTTCTTACAACTCTCGCTCAGCATGATATAAATATTATCGCTATTGACGACCATGAGGAGCGAATCAATCAATTTGAACCAGTCTTGGTACGTGGAGTTGTTGGAGATATCACAGATGAAGAGCTCTTGCTCTCAGCAGGAATTGATACCTGCGATACAGTTGTGGTGGCAACTGGGGAAAATTTAGAATCTAGTGTGCTTGCAGTCATGCATTGCAAGAGTCTAGGAGTACCAACTGTTATTGCTAAGGTTAAAAGTCATACAGCAAAAAAAGTACTTGAAAAAATCGGTGCAGACTCTGTTATTTCACCAGAGTATGAAATGGGTCGTTCATTAGCTCAAACGATTCTCTTTCATAATAGCGTAGACGTCTTTCAGTTGGACAAGAATGTCTCCATTGTCGAGATGAAAATTCCACAATCGTGGTCAGGCAAAAGCCTAAGTCAACTGGACCTTCGAGGACGATACAATCTCAATATCCTTGGTTTTCGTGACTACGAAAATGCTCCCTTAGATGTTAAATTTGGACCAGATGATCTTTTGAAAGCTGATGGCTATATGATGGCAGTAATCAATAACCAATATTTGGATAATCTAGCACGCCTCAATGAGTAG
- a CDS encoding TrkH family potassium uptake protein → MLFKSFSEKINTTLGRLSPARRIFLSFALVIFAGSLLLSLPFVQATSSQATYFDHLFTAVSMVCVTGLFTQPVATTYNIWGQLICMFLIQIGGLGLMTFIGVFYIQSKQKLSLRSRETILESFSYGETHSLMVFIRSIFLTTFIVEGLGAFLLSFRFVPEFGWGRGIFTSIFVAISAFCNAGFDNFGSTSLVAFQTDPLINLVLAALIITGGLGFMVWFDLATQLSKKKRRLRFHTKLVLFLTAGILFTGTVSTLLIEWNNPGTIGNLSIPDKLLVSFFQTVSMRTAGFASIDYTQARPVTLMIYILQMFLGGAPGGTAGGLKITTFFVLLVFARSELLGLPHANVARRTILPRTVQKSFSVFIIFLITFLSGLILLGITAEGNPRFIYIMFETISALATVGVTANLTPELGKLALSVVMLLMFIGRIGPLTLLVSLAEYQPDKKDTIHYMKADITIG, encoded by the coding sequence ATGCTATTCAAATCATTTTCGGAAAAAATAAACACGACCTTGGGACGTTTATCACCTGCTCGTCGAATTTTTTTAAGTTTTGCTTTGGTTATTTTCGCAGGCTCTCTCCTTTTGAGTCTGCCATTTGTGCAAGCAACAAGCTCCCAAGCGACCTATTTCGACCATCTCTTTACAGCAGTATCCATGGTCTGTGTGACGGGACTCTTTACTCAACCAGTAGCTACTACATATAACATCTGGGGTCAGTTAATCTGTATGTTTTTGATCCAGATTGGTGGTTTGGGTCTCATGACCTTTATAGGGGTCTTTTATATTCAAAGTAAGCAAAAGCTAAGTCTTCGTAGCCGTGAAACAATTCTGGAGAGCTTTAGTTATGGAGAAACTCATTCTTTAATGGTTTTCATACGTTCGATTTTCTTGACGACTTTTATCGTTGAAGGACTCGGAGCCTTCCTGTTAAGTTTTCGTTTTGTTCCGGAATTTGGTTGGGGCCGAGGAATTTTTACCTCTATCTTCGTAGCTATTTCAGCTTTCTGTAATGCTGGTTTTGATAATTTTGGAAGTACAAGTTTAGTAGCTTTTCAAACTGATCCTTTGATTAATCTAGTGCTTGCTGCTTTGATCATCACAGGCGGTCTAGGGTTCATGGTTTGGTTTGACCTGGCCACGCAGTTGAGCAAGAAAAAACGTCGGCTTCGCTTCCATACCAAGTTGGTTCTCTTCTTGACAGCTGGAATTTTATTTACTGGAACAGTTTCAACCCTCTTGATAGAGTGGAACAATCCGGGAACGATTGGCAATCTCAGCATCCCTGATAAATTGCTAGTCAGTTTTTTCCAAACAGTTAGTATGAGAACGGCAGGTTTTGCTTCTATTGATTACACCCAGGCTCGGCCTGTTACTTTGATGATTTATATCTTACAAATGTTTCTCGGTGGGGCGCCTGGTGGAACAGCTGGGGGGCTTAAAATCACAACCTTCTTTGTATTATTAGTATTTGCACGCAGTGAACTTTTAGGATTACCCCATGCCAATGTAGCTCGGAGAACAATTTTACCTCGGACAGTCCAAAAATCATTCAGTGTCTTTATTATCTTCTTGATAACTTTTTTATCGGGTTTAATCCTACTAGGAATAACAGCAGAAGGGAATCCGCGCTTTATCTACATCATGTTTGAAACAATTTCAGCACTTGCTACGGTTGGAGTAACTGCTAATCTGACACCAGAGTTAGGTAAATTAGCTCTTAGCGTCGTCATGCTACTGATGTTTATTGGCCGGATCGGGCCACTCACACTGTTAGTTAGTTTGGCTGAGTATCAACCAGATAAGAAAGATACAATCCACTATATGAAAGCGGACATTACTATAGGATAA
- a CDS encoding nucleoside phosphorylase produces the protein MIQKHAIPILEFDDNPQAVIMPNHEGLDLQLPKKCIYAFLEEEIDRYAQEVEADCVGEFVSATKTYPVYVMDYKGEKVCLAQAPVGSAPAAQFMDWLIGYGVEQIISTGTCGVLADIEENAFLVPVRALRDEGASYHYVAPSRYMEMQIEAISAIEQVLEQRGIPYEEVMTWTTDGFYRETAEKVAYRKEEGCAVVEMECAALAAVAQLRGAVWGELLFTADSLADLDNYDQRDWGSEAFDKALELCLEIVSHM, from the coding sequence ATGATTCAAAAACATGCTATTCCTATTTTAGAGTTTGACGATAATCCTCAGGCAGTCATTATGCCCAATCACGAAGGCTTGGATTTACAGTTACCAAAGAAGTGCATCTATGCATTTTTGGAAGAAGAGATTGACCGCTATGCTCAGGAAGTAGAAGCAGATTGCGTAGGGGAGTTTGTTTCTGCCACTAAGACCTACCCGGTTTATGTCATGGACTACAAAGGTGAAAAAGTGTGTTTGGCCCAAGCGCCTGTCGGTTCCGCTCCAGCGGCCCAGTTTATGGATTGGTTGATTGGCTATGGTGTGGAGCAAATCATTTCCACTGGTACTTGTGGAGTCCTAGCCGATATAGAGGAAAATGCCTTTCTCGTCCCTGTTCGCGCTCTGCGAGATGAGGGGGCCAGCTACCACTATGTAGCGCCTTCTCGTTATATGGAGATGCAGATTGAGGCTATCTCTGCCATTGAGCAAGTCTTGGAACAAAGAGGTATTCCTTATGAGGAAGTCATGACCTGGACGACAGATGGTTTTTACCGAGAAACAGCTGAAAAAGTTGCCTATCGTAAGGAAGAAGGCTGTGCAGTTGTGGAGATGGAATGTGCTGCATTAGCAGCAGTAGCTCAACTTCGCGGTGCAGTCTGGGGTGAGTTGCTGTTCACGGCTGATTCATTGGCAGATCTTGATAACTATGACCAGCGCGATTGGGGTTCAGAAGCTTTTGACAAGGCCTTAGAACTCTGTCTTGAAATCGTTAGTCATATGTGA
- a CDS encoding DUF3290 family protein, with protein MKFYSYDYVLSQISQQDWVMIIVSTLLVIVTGFFAFKAFKDKRGSKFRELSLISILTLIAFVLISITNLQNNQSNDNQFRSSLHFIEIVSKELGVDKKNVYVNTSAVTDGAIIKVGDNFYRAISGTAQDSYLLEKMELYKSDVELVEVEK; from the coding sequence ATGAAATTCTATTCATACGACTATGTTCTAAGCCAAATCAGTCAACAGGATTGGGTCATGATTATTGTGTCGACGCTCTTAGTGATTGTGACTGGATTCTTTGCATTTAAGGCTTTCAAAGATAAAAGAGGGAGTAAGTTCCGTGAATTATCGCTCATTTCTATTTTGACGTTAATTGCTTTTGTATTGATTAGCATTACGAATCTTCAAAACAACCAATCCAATGATAATCAATTTCGTAGTTCCTTGCACTTCATCGAAATTGTATCAAAAGAGTTAGGTGTTGATAAGAAAAATGTTTATGTCAACACATCAGCAGTGACTGATGGGGCGATTATTAAAGTAGGTGACAATTTTTATCGTGCCATTAGTGGGACTGCCCAAGATAGCTATTTATTAGAAAAGATGGAACTCTATAAATCAGATGTGGAACTCGTGGAGGTTGAAAAATGA
- a CDS encoding DUF421 domain-containing protein: MISFFATIAIKLALGLLSLVFVINVTGKGNLAPSSAVDQIQNFVLGGIIGGVIYNSSITIIQYIVILIIWTILILLLKWLNTNVSFIKHLIDGKPTIIIKNGTLDPEACRSKGLAAADVALKLRAQGIFQLKDVKRAVIEQNGQLIVVRMGDENPKYPVITDGVVQVEILETIGKTEEWLMDELKQEGFEEVSNIFIAEYDKGQLNVVTY, encoded by the coding sequence ATGATAAGCTTTTTTGCTACAATTGCAATTAAATTAGCCTTGGGGCTACTTTCTCTTGTTTTTGTTATTAACGTAACAGGTAAAGGAAATTTAGCACCAAGTTCTGCAGTAGATCAAATCCAGAACTTTGTTCTCGGGGGTATTATCGGTGGGGTTATCTACAATAGTTCCATCACTATCATCCAATACATTGTTATCCTCATTATTTGGACTATTCTCATTTTACTCCTCAAATGGTTGAATACCAATGTTTCCTTCATTAAACATCTGATTGACGGAAAACCTACGATTATCATTAAAAATGGAACATTAGATCCAGAAGCCTGTCGCTCAAAAGGTCTAGCTGCTGCTGATGTTGCTCTTAAATTGCGCGCTCAAGGAATCTTTCAATTAAAGGATGTCAAGAGAGCTGTGATTGAGCAAAACGGACAACTAATTGTCGTAAGAATGGGTGACGAGAATCCTAAGTACCCAGTCATCACAGACGGTGTTGTCCAAGTTGAAATCCTAGAAACCATTGGCAAAACTGAAGAGTGGTTAATGGATGAGTTAAAACAAGAAGGTTTTGAAGAAGTCTCTAATATCTTTATTGCTGAATATGATAAAGGTCAATTGAATGTTGTAACCTATTAA
- a CDS encoding CsbD family protein, which produces MSIEEKFNQAKGSVKESFGKLTGDTKTQAEGAAEKVASKAKEVAEDAKEAVEGAVSGVKNIFKKDGE; this is translated from the coding sequence ATGTCCATCGAAGAAAAATTCAACCAAGCTAAAGGTTCTGTCAAAGAAAGTTTTGGTAAACTTACTGGCGATACTAAAACTCAAGCGGAAGGAGCTGCAGAAAAAGTAGCTTCAAAAGCTAAAGAAGTTGCTGAAGATGCTAAAGAAGCTGTCGAAGGTGCAGTATCTGGCGTAAAAAACATCTTTAAAAAAGACGGAGAATAA
- a CDS encoding carbohydrate-binding domain-containing protein, whose protein sequence is MKAKKWTFLLTSIATLALVTACTQSTSNTSNSAATTTSTTDAKKTNYFTDKDYDTSYDEKAAATVTLSGSTAMVSGDGVAVSGFTVTISKSGTYVISGQSDGVQIKIEAGNSDDVHIVLKGVTMTNTNAAISATSAGHVYLTLADGTTNSLSDSASNSDEKADAALFFKVDLTINGKGTLNVDGKKNNGIKANDTLHITGGTYNITAVGDAFNVNDELNITGTTMTIDAKEDGVKVDNDEDTSVGTMYLSDNTITVTAGDDGIHASGDLVIDSGTYTVKNSTEGLEGKSITINGGDIAIYSTDDGVNAANKNAQQSEIFFTMNGGNLTVEVGQGDTDPIDSNGNITVNGGTIKMTGQTGFDFDGTATCTGGDIYLNGEKQTEIVNSMPGGGGAPGGGPQGNGSPGGPAPDGRP, encoded by the coding sequence ATGAAAGCAAAAAAATGGACATTCTTATTAACGAGTATAGCAACTCTAGCACTGGTAACAGCTTGTACCCAGTCAACTTCAAATACAAGCAATAGTGCTGCAACAACTACATCCACTACAGATGCTAAGAAAACTAACTATTTCACAGATAAGGACTACGATACTTCCTATGATGAAAAGGCAGCCGCAACTGTAACCTTGTCAGGATCAACGGCGATGGTATCAGGTGATGGAGTGGCCGTATCAGGATTTACCGTTACAATCTCTAAGTCAGGTACCTATGTGATCTCTGGTCAATCTGATGGAGTTCAAATCAAGATCGAAGCTGGGAATTCTGATGATGTACATATCGTACTAAAGGGTGTGACCATGACCAATACCAATGCAGCTATTTCTGCAACATCAGCTGGTCATGTTTACCTAACTCTAGCAGATGGCACAACTAATAGCCTCTCAGATTCTGCTTCTAATAGTGATGAAAAAGCTGATGCTGCCCTCTTCTTTAAAGTGGACTTGACCATCAATGGTAAAGGAACTCTCAATGTAGATGGTAAGAAAAACAATGGTATTAAGGCCAACGATACACTTCACATCACAGGCGGGACCTACAACATCACAGCAGTCGGAGATGCTTTTAATGTCAATGATGAACTCAATATTACTGGCACAACCATGACTATCGATGCCAAGGAAGACGGAGTTAAGGTCGACAATGATGAGGACACATCTGTAGGAACCATGTATCTCTCTGATAATACCATCACTGTTACTGCAGGGGACGATGGTATCCACGCATCAGGTGATTTGGTTATTGATAGTGGTACCTATACCGTTAAGAATTCTACAGAAGGGCTTGAAGGTAAGTCAATCACTATCAACGGTGGAGATATCGCCATCTATTCAACGGATGATGGTGTCAATGCAGCCAACAAAAATGCTCAACAAAGTGAAATTTTCTTCACTATGAATGGTGGGAACTTGACGGTTGAAGTTGGTCAAGGGGACACGGATCCAATTGACTCAAATGGTAATATTACAGTTAATGGAGGAACCATCAAAATGACTGGTCAAACTGGTTTTGACTTTGATGGAACAGCGACCTGCACAGGCGGAGATATCTATCTCAATGGTGAAAAACAAACTGAGATTGTCAATTCTATGCCTGGAGGCGGAGGGGCACCTGGCGGTGGCCCTCAAGGGAATGGTAGCCCTGGAGGTCCCGCTCCTGATGGACGACCATAA
- a CDS encoding sugar O-acetyltransferase — protein MKSEYQKMIAGEPYRPFDPELRALALTARQKQASFNEEVDPIKGMEIIKGWFGSTGENLYVNTRLVVDYGVNIHLGENFYSNWNLTMLDVCPITIGDNAMIGPNCQFLTPLHPLDPDERNSGLEFGKPITIGKNFWAGGGVIVLPGVTLGDNVVAGAGAVITKSFGDNVVLAGNPARVIKEIPVKEN, from the coding sequence ATGAAAAGTGAATACCAAAAAATGATTGCCGGAGAACCCTATCGCCCGTTCGATCCAGAACTTCGTGCTCTAGCACTAACAGCACGACAAAAGCAAGCTTCCTTTAATGAAGAAGTCGATCCAATAAAAGGTATGGAAATCATCAAAGGATGGTTTGGTTCAACTGGTGAAAATCTCTATGTCAATACTCGTTTGGTAGTGGATTATGGTGTCAATATTCATTTGGGAGAAAATTTCTATTCCAATTGGAATCTGACCATGCTAGATGTTTGTCCCATTACCATTGGCGACAATGCTATGATTGGTCCTAACTGCCAATTTTTAACACCCCTTCATCCCCTGGATCCAGATGAACGAAATTCAGGTTTAGAATTTGGGAAACCAATTACAATCGGCAAGAACTTCTGGGCAGGTGGTGGGGTTATTGTCCTTCCAGGTGTTACACTAGGTGATAACGTTGTTGCAGGAGCAGGAGCTGTCATTACTAAATCTTTTGGTGATAATGTAGTTTTGGCAGGCAACCCAGCACGAGTTATCAAAGAAATTCCGGTCAAAGAAAATTAA